Proteins encoded by one window of Fimbriiglobus ruber:
- a CDS encoding AAA family ATPase: protein MDGFVNPNHQIPVEVWAGWVERACAINEFAAPDRPISNPSSGPTGSPSDDSPGTDFNRRGSWSETGLFDQGWAWVRQSGDDRGLITRPGKDGGVSASIGMVTSRQNGWPLFWCWSTSVPEFVAEQPYNRFAVFTALNHRGDFKAAARALADRGYGHRQPEVPIVLPSHSRNVTGSGLILTPTGEPAEPDRLFRWMSELRFRPQNDKWLWDGYLSRGGVTMLSALWKAGKSTLLSHLIRAFDGRSELFLGRPITPGRVLYVSEEHEEMWAERRDDLGIGDHVGMVCRPFKGRPSPAEWAAFLGSVVKSVDEYRFDLVVFDTISKLWPVREENDAGQVEDALMPVWNITNGGAALLMVHHNRKSGGKEFTGSRGSGGLPAFCETLIEFSRNTEDPKDCHRVLVGGGRYRETPAKLLIELTPSGYVSHGDPDDGPPIVLPPARDWKALLTSIVGTESKRFDEIQSALAESGRDGQGVRKKDLIDELNRRVEGGEYERMGLGTKGSPFRWSKVSFDSSPGVPPLGKSEEQDLEPNE, encoded by the coding sequence GTGGATGGCTTCGTGAACCCGAACCATCAGATTCCGGTCGAGGTATGGGCCGGATGGGTCGAACGGGCATGCGCGATCAATGAGTTCGCTGCCCCCGACCGTCCGATATCCAATCCGTCGTCCGGCCCGACTGGATCGCCGTCCGACGATTCCCCGGGCACGGACTTCAACCGCCGCGGGTCGTGGTCCGAAACCGGCTTGTTCGATCAGGGGTGGGCTTGGGTCCGGCAGTCCGGGGACGACCGCGGACTCATCACGCGACCCGGCAAAGACGGCGGGGTTTCGGCATCGATCGGGATGGTCACGAGTCGACAGAACGGATGGCCACTATTCTGGTGCTGGTCGACCAGCGTGCCGGAATTCGTGGCCGAACAGCCTTATAACCGATTCGCGGTCTTCACCGCTCTCAACCACCGCGGCGACTTCAAGGCCGCAGCTCGGGCGCTCGCCGACCGGGGTTATGGGCACCGACAGCCGGAAGTTCCCATCGTTCTGCCATCCCACAGCAGGAACGTCACCGGGTCCGGACTCATCCTGACCCCGACCGGCGAGCCGGCAGAACCCGACCGCTTGTTTCGGTGGATGAGCGAGCTGCGGTTTCGGCCGCAGAACGATAAATGGCTTTGGGATGGCTACCTGTCCCGCGGCGGCGTGACGATGCTCTCCGCGCTCTGGAAAGCCGGGAAGTCGACGCTACTCTCTCACCTGATCCGGGCGTTCGACGGACGGTCGGAATTGTTCCTCGGTCGGCCGATTACTCCTGGCCGTGTGCTGTACGTGTCGGAAGAGCATGAGGAGATGTGGGCCGAACGGCGCGACGACCTGGGGATCGGGGATCACGTCGGCATGGTGTGCCGGCCATTCAAGGGGCGACCATCTCCCGCAGAATGGGCCGCGTTCCTCGGGTCGGTAGTCAAGTCAGTGGATGAATACCGCTTTGACTTGGTGGTGTTCGACACCATTTCCAAGCTCTGGCCTGTCCGGGAAGAAAACGACGCCGGTCAGGTCGAGGACGCCCTTATGCCGGTGTGGAACATCACCAACGGGGGCGCGGCCCTCCTGATGGTCCACCACAACCGGAAGAGCGGCGGCAAGGAATTCACGGGCAGCCGCGGGTCGGGTGGACTTCCGGCGTTCTGCGAAACCCTGATCGAGTTCAGCCGGAACACGGAAGATCCAAAGGACTGCCACCGGGTTCTGGTCGGCGGCGGCCGTTACCGCGAGACCCCGGCCAAATTGCTGATCGAACTGACGCCGAGCGGGTATGTGTCCCACGGCGACCCTGACGACGGACCGCCGATCGTTCTTCCGCCCGCCCGCGACTGGAAGGCCTTGCTCACCTCTATCGTCGGGACGGAATCGAAGCGATTCGATGAAATCCAGTCCGCACTTGCCGAATCGGGCCGGGACGGACAAGGGGTCCGAAAGAAAGACTTGATCGATGAACTGAACCGCCGGGTGGAGGGCGGCGAGTACGAGCGGATGGGCCTTGGGACCAAAGGCAGCCCGTTTCGGTGGTCCAAAGTCTCATTCGATTCGTCCCCGGGAGTTCCACCCCTGGGCAAGAGTGAGGAACAGGATCTGGAACCGAATGAATAA
- a CDS encoding bifunctional DNA primase/polymerase, which translates to MIATASPNMLAVARRYVAAGLSVIPVKADGSKAPLYSGWREYTDRLPTDDELVEWFKDRNNVGIGVVPGPASGNLVVLDFENKGGASAFAEWLNGLAPELKAYLPICPVVRTPSGGRHIWVRLPASVCGGKLSRYAKGDTKVEIRGAGHQVLAPGCPPECHKSNEPYVFETEGWMAS; encoded by the coding sequence ATGATTGCAACCGCATCGCCCAACATGCTCGCCGTTGCCCGCCGGTACGTGGCGGCCGGTCTGAGCGTGATCCCGGTGAAAGCCGACGGGAGCAAAGCTCCTCTCTACTCCGGGTGGCGAGAATATACCGACCGCCTTCCGACCGACGACGAATTGGTCGAGTGGTTCAAGGACCGGAACAATGTGGGGATCGGGGTCGTCCCCGGGCCGGCCAGTGGCAACCTTGTGGTTCTCGACTTTGAAAACAAGGGCGGCGCGTCCGCATTCGCCGAGTGGTTGAACGGACTCGCCCCCGAACTGAAAGCCTACCTGCCAATCTGCCCTGTGGTCCGCACACCGTCCGGCGGTAGGCACATCTGGGTTCGCCTACCGGCATCAGTCTGTGGCGGCAAGCTGTCCCGATACGCTAAGGGCGATACCAAGGTTGAGATCCGCGGTGCCGGTCACCAAGTTCTCGCCCCCGGCTGTCCCCCGGAGTGCCACAAGTCGAACGAGCCTTACGTCTTCGAGACGGAAGGGTGGATGGCTTCGTGA
- a CDS encoding helix-turn-helix domain-containing protein, which translates to MSRQPKRNSEALSGAELKAIREQSFQLTQAEMAALLGIGYRTYLRFEGSERLDTDIPLCHAKHIRCLLKNLGK; encoded by the coding sequence ATGTCACGGCAACCGAAACGAAACTCCGAAGCACTCAGCGGCGCCGAACTCAAGGCGATCCGCGAGCAGTCGTTCCAACTGACGCAAGCCGAAATGGCCGCGCTACTCGGAATCGGATACCGCACCTATCTGCGCTTCGAAGGATCGGAACGGCTGGACACCGATATTCCTCTTTGCCACGCGAAACACATCCGCTGCCTGTTGAAGAATCTGGGCAAGTAG
- a CDS encoding phosphoadenosine phosphosulfate reductase family protein, which produces MVSLFPNDVARAPEELLASGLEVIDRAFAAGATAMIPLFSGGHDSICASHVASMHARFPGRVGHINTGIGSKYTRAFAESVCESLGWELEVYKSPETYEKFVRERGFPGPGRHQWIYNRIKERCVRMMCAEHRTVRAKKRKGKTFQTTSNARVALVTGCRREESARRMGSTEPIKIGEMSKKSGKTTNKHRVWTAPCFDWTDEEQRIYMDEHDLPRNQLKATMGMSGECFCGAFAVPGEIDRIRRYAPDVAEEIDRLTVIAKECGTHAVWGTRPPSEPNGVVLAKTGMLCNGCDRRAMYAGLLFDGH; this is translated from the coding sequence GTGGTATCGCTTTTCCCAAATGATGTTGCCCGCGCCCCGGAGGAACTCCTGGCCAGTGGGCTTGAGGTGATCGACAGGGCGTTTGCGGCCGGTGCCACGGCGATGATCCCGCTTTTTTCGGGCGGTCACGATTCGATTTGTGCCTCCCATGTAGCCTCGATGCACGCGCGTTTTCCGGGGCGTGTTGGGCACATAAATACGGGCATCGGGAGCAAATATACGCGAGCATTCGCAGAGTCCGTTTGCGAGTCATTAGGTTGGGAATTGGAGGTGTATAAATCCCCGGAAACTTACGAGAAATTTGTTCGCGAGCGAGGGTTCCCCGGCCCGGGTCGGCATCAGTGGATTTACAACCGGATCAAAGAGCGGTGCGTGCGGATGATGTGCGCCGAGCATAGGACCGTGAGGGCAAAAAAGCGCAAGGGCAAGACCTTCCAAACGACATCCAACGCCCGCGTCGCATTGGTCACTGGATGCAGGCGCGAGGAGAGCGCACGCCGCATGGGATCAACGGAGCCAATCAAGATCGGTGAGATGAGCAAGAAGTCAGGCAAGACGACCAATAAACACCGAGTTTGGACGGCTCCGTGTTTCGACTGGACTGACGAAGAACAGCGGATCTACATGGATGAGCACGACCTGCCCCGGAACCAACTGAAGGCAACGATGGGCATGTCGGGGGAATGCTTCTGTGGTGCGTTCGCCGTTCCTGGGGAGATAGACAGGATTCGCCGATACGCTCCAGACGTGGCCGAAGAAATAGACCGGCTGACGGTGATCGCGAAAGAGTGTGGCACGCACGCGGTCTGGGGCACACGGCCGCCATCCGAGCCGAATGGCGTCGTGTTGGCCAAGACGGGAATGCTGTGTAATGGGTGTGACCGGCGAGCGATGTATGCCGGGTTACTATTTGACGGCCACTGA
- a CDS encoding carbon storage regulator: MLVLSRSVQEKIYVGDDVVITLVRIDRGQVRIGIQCPRNVPIYRDDNAPPAVAARIEEASKGLRYVGDSVDPVGGLLRVPTPNGRA; encoded by the coding sequence ATGCTCGTGTTGAGCCGAAGTGTCCAAGAAAAAATTTACGTCGGCGATGACGTGGTGATCACTCTTGTGAGGATCGACCGCGGTCAGGTCCGCATCGGTATCCAATGCCCGCGGAACGTGCCGATTTATCGCGATGATAACGCACCGCCGGCCGTGGCGGCACGGATCGAGGAAGCGTCCAAAGGGTTGCGATACGTTGGCGACTCGGTCGACCCCGTGGGCGGGCTGCTGCGGGTGCCGACGCCGAACGGGAGGGCGTGA
- a CDS encoding LexA family protein — MLAMTEPSESNRNDIGFGTRLDPPVLDALKKYIASRVLKTSNKSVVQAGILMYLQSEGFRHVAVDEFRSKVSGETSSLPPHAGRPVTSGMSDPVDLRSGVNNPFFPDRHVALPISPLKDVTVPFAGTISAGNPVEVFDPGQNEIFNFGDHFGKEGQFAYRVKGDSMIDARIRAGDIIIVRENPEAKSGEDVVAVVDGELTIKKLLARSREKILLPQNKEREGEYKQLRLDESRGDRILGTHLATIILKKK; from the coding sequence ATGTTAGCCATGACAGAGCCAAGCGAATCGAACCGAAACGACATTGGTTTCGGCACGCGGTTAGACCCGCCTGTGCTTGATGCCCTAAAGAAGTACATCGCCAGCCGTGTGCTCAAAACTAGCAACAAGAGTGTTGTTCAAGCCGGAATTCTGATGTACCTTCAATCAGAAGGATTCCGGCACGTGGCTGTCGATGAATTTCGATCCAAGGTTTCCGGGGAAACTTCCTCGCTGCCTCCCCATGCCGGTCGCCCAGTGACTTCGGGAATGAGCGATCCTGTTGATCTCCGCTCAGGGGTCAACAATCCATTCTTCCCGGATCGTCACGTTGCTTTGCCGATATCGCCGCTCAAAGACGTAACTGTGCCCTTCGCCGGGACCATCTCTGCCGGGAACCCCGTCGAGGTGTTCGACCCCGGCCAGAACGAGATCTTCAATTTCGGCGACCACTTCGGCAAGGAAGGTCAATTCGCCTACCGGGTCAAAGGCGACTCGATGATCGACGCGCGGATCAGGGCGGGGGACATCATCATTGTCCGCGAGAACCCGGAAGCGAAGAGCGGCGAAGACGTGGTGGCGGTGGTCGACGGCGAGCTGACAATTAAAAAGCTGCTGGCTCGCAGCAGAGAGAAGATACTCTTGCCCCAGAACAAAGAGAGGGAAGGGGAGTACAAGCAATTGCGGCTCGACGAGTCCCGCGGGGACCGAATTTTGGGAACGCACCTGGCGACCATCATTCTGAAGAAGAAGTGA
- a CDS encoding Bro-N domain-containing protein → MSAQIAKMLPLEFEGQQVRFVGTADKPEWVAADVCRVLGIKNVSQALAVLQPDEKGVCSTYTLGGKQRLATVYESGLYSLVANSRKEEAQRFRRWVFGEVVPSIRKHGVYPPPSTPPVLTLKPYADRVHWTMQVRKHIPAGHWCIFIEGAEILIAAERLFGHAGCEAKQYDLLDGSIGKRWGWFREGKVWAGDAVRYQYTFPDGDPRGTVRPWAYPDAELLNFRRWLHQIYLPTHMPEYIVNKWGTDKLTKALPEFASMGIQFALPPA, encoded by the coding sequence ATGAGCGCCCAGATCGCGAAGATGCTGCCTCTCGAATTCGAGGGCCAGCAAGTCCGCTTCGTCGGCACCGCCGACAAGCCGGAGTGGGTGGCGGCCGACGTATGTCGGGTACTCGGCATCAAGAACGTCAGCCAAGCCCTGGCGGTGCTACAGCCCGACGAAAAGGGTGTATGTTCAACATATACCCTTGGCGGAAAGCAAAGACTTGCAACGGTTTACGAATCTGGTCTCTATTCACTCGTTGCCAATTCTCGGAAGGAAGAGGCCCAGCGGTTCAGGCGATGGGTTTTCGGCGAAGTCGTCCCCAGCATCCGTAAGCACGGCGTCTACCCGCCCCCGTCCACGCCTCCGGTACTGACCCTCAAGCCCTACGCCGACCGTGTCCATTGGACGATGCAGGTCCGCAAGCACATCCCGGCCGGTCATTGGTGCATTTTCATCGAGGGTGCCGAAATCTTGATCGCGGCGGAGCGGCTGTTCGGACATGCCGGTTGCGAGGCCAAGCAGTACGACTTGCTCGACGGCTCGATTGGCAAGAGGTGGGGTTGGTTCCGCGAAGGTAAGGTCTGGGCCGGAGACGCCGTCCGATACCAGTACACATTCCCCGATGGCGACCCGCGAGGGACTGTGAGACCGTGGGCTTATCCCGATGCCGAGCTGCTCAACTTCCGTCGGTGGCTTCACCAGATCTACCTGCCCACCCACATGCCCGAGTACATCGTGAACAAATGGGGCACCGACAAGTTGACTAAAGCCCTGCCAGAATTTGCCAGCATGGGCATCCAGTTCGCTTTGCCGCCAGCGTGA